DNA from Strix aluco isolate bStrAlu1 chromosome 2, bStrAlu1.hap1, whole genome shotgun sequence:
gtgtgtaacATATAAATGCAAGTAAATGTATGTATCGGACTGCCTTAAAACCCACATAAAGAAACAGGTATGCAGAGAAGTAAACAGATTTTCAAGGGCCTAAGATGTTGGCGGAGATGAGAATATATCTCTTGGCTCTATCCCTTTAAcattaaaattatcttttctctttttgatgCAATCCTAGTCAGAGAACTGTTGCTGTTAATTTGATTACAAAAtcattttaaagcatttgtttttGTTCCCACTACCCAGCTGCCTCTTTTTGGCAGTAGACCTATAGTGTTGGCTTCATGCTCTGAAGAGAGTTTTTCAGTGTCTGTTTCATGAAACACCTTCATTTGAAACAGCAGTAAACTGTTCATCTTCACAGTTTATTTAAGACTGATgtatcagaggaagaaaaacatgtgtCAGCTGGAGGAAATGCTATGTAGGGGGTGGAGAACACGTTATTGCTAACTTAACACAATAAAGAcaccttttgaaatgttttctaaaagGAATACTCGCCCCCATTCAGCACACATTTCTGTGTGTCGTACCTATCCTAGTAGAAAAAAGTAAGGACGACGCATCAAACTTATGCCAGCTCCTGTCTTCCTAGCAATATGAGAGTTGACGTCTTTCACACGCTGTGGGAAATGTTGTCAAAATACAGTAGCTGAAAAGACCCACTGCCTGCTGTGAAATATTCGGTAGCTACTTTCGTGCCAAAATTGTACACCCCCTCAGCTTCCAGGGCACGGTGGAAAGGGATGGCAGCTGCCTAGCCAGCAGTTCTCTAGCTTCTACTGAGCTGTGTCAACAAGAGCTGACTTTATGCATACGTTCCTATCAATAGCAGTTTAAAATGCCTACAGTCACAGTATATCTTTGTTTTTTGGACATACCATACTATACAGCAATACTAAGATTTATTATGTTTTTACGGACAGAAATGCACTTAAGAGATTTAAAACAGGATGACTTATACACGTAAGCCAGACAAGATGCATTGTGTTGTGAGGGTGAATGGATTTCTGTCTGAAGAGCCTTTCTTGGCACTTTGCCATGAAGCTCAAGGCAGAGTGAGATGATAAGCAGATTTGattgttacaaaaataaaatgtgttttgccATCTTTTTACTTCCTTGCCCCTTCATTACACAAAATGTACTCCAATGTTGGATAGAAATTTGCAGCTGGTGAATGAGTTTTATCACTAAAAAactgaaagggaaagagagaaggaaggagcaggagtTGCTTCTCTGAACTCTGTTTTCTCTACAGGAAGTCACTTGCCTGTGGAGCAGAAGGTGGCTTGTGGTGGGTATAGAAGAGTGCAAAATAGAATAACCCAGGATATTTCCTTAGTTTGATTAGAAGTGTCCTTACAGAGTCGCTATCTTGCATATGCTTTTAGACCAAGGGGAAATTTcaaaaacagacaaaaggatACCATTAAAATCCTGGTAATTTAGCTTACATGCTGAGATTGACCTGATTTGGATGGGAGCTTCGGAGAGCACCATGGTCGGTGAAGTGCGTAGTCTGTGTGTAGTAGTTTGTAACGTATAGTTTGAGAAGTAGTTGGGATGGTGGGGGTAAAACTCACACTGGCAAAACACTTGGGGTGTATGTTCCAGTTTCCTGTAGTATAGTAGTCTGGGTTGCCATCCGAAAACTTCCACTCAGTTTTAATTtatgctagtaaaaaaaaaaaagtcttctggtcacttttgattcatttttatatttgtttgctGGTTTAAACTAAAGAAAAGCAACCAAAAAGTCCCCTCAAAATGTAAACCGATTATCTGCTACATACTTCATTTTTAAGTAGAGGAGTGCAGCTGAAATATTCACTTCTTGGGAATCTGGGCCTTTGCCTCTGAGTACCTCTGGCTGTGTAGGGGCTGTTGGAAAGGGATGTGACACTGGAGGTACAGCCAGGAGTGCTGGGGGGAGCAGCTGGAGCTCCCCATTGTGAGCGCCGACAACACACGTGATGCGTTTGAAGCAGTTGGGATGTTGTATGTCACAAAACTCTCCTCCCCGACAAAAAGTTTCTAATTTATAGCAGAGCACTGTCCTGTCATTGGCACTCGTTCCCAGCTTTTGGAAGTCAGTGTGGCGGGCTCCTTGCACGCTGAGGGATTATCTATGATTGTGGACAGCTGGATGCCACCTGGATCCTTGGTGTCCCGCATCAGTTGACTCTGCCTGCCGAGCTCCTCCGAGGCGTACGCTGCGCTTTTGGTCCGTGCCTTCCTGCAGTCTTGTTTGGAGGTCCCGTTTTGCCCTTGCAGATGGTCGCGTCTCCTACGGCATAGTAGGTGCAGGCAGCCGTAGAGGAGGATTGCGGCAATGATGAGGAGCAGGATGCTGCTGGTGAGCCAGATGCCCAGCGCCAGCTCTTTCTTGGTGTTGCTCGCAGATGCCGGGTCTTGTTCCAGTGTGTTAAAAACTCTGCACTGGTCGCTGGAGGGGTTTGCAGACTGGCAGGTTACGCACAAGATGTATGTTGTTAGCGGAGTTAGGTTTTCAACCACAAAGGAGGAGCGACTAGCAGGCACCCTCTCTTccttctgaaagctttttctcGAGTAACTGGATAGCATGCTGTTCCAGTTAGGGTGGTACATGATGCTGTAAAAGCTGTCAGCACAACTGGCCATTTTTGGCCAAATTACCATTGCTGTGTTTCCTGTGATGTTTTGGACAGTTATTCCCATCGGGATGTTgctcaggtggtttttttttctctcctgatgcTGATCTCGCTGTGGAAAGGGAAGATGTTCCCTGGGAGGTAACTGAGAAGCTGCGGCACTGGGGATGTCGCCTGGATCTTAATTGTAGTGCTCTGTAACTTAGGAAAGGAGTTTGTTAGGAAGTTATGCTCTTATCTTTGGTACTGCTGTGTAAAAGTGGGAGTTGGAAGTTCATAAAGTTTGGGGTATTTTAAACCATGTATTTCTTTCCCAAGTGAAAGGATAAACATATGGTTATAGAAattcagctggagctgctgcccgTACAGGTGACCACTTGTATCTTGTCTCCATGAGAGATGATGTATTTTTGCAGAATTTGCGATCGGGAAGCTGATTCCTTTCACAGTTCTTTTTCAgatgactgaaaaagaaatgcagcagttgTTTTTCTCTCTAGTCTGAGTATCTTGGATTTTGTTATACTTACTTGGTGTTTTACATAATCTCAAAGCTTGCTTTTGTGAGCAATGAACTGTCTTACGTTAAGTGGCAAGAGAGGGGTGGCAGGGGTGGATAATGAGGGATAAATTCCTCTATCATCCACAAGTCTTCATTTTTGCCAGTCACAATCAACTGAAAACCGAAACAGTATGTGGAAACACCACcagatattattttctttccaatacCATTTTACATTGGATTCTTACTTGCCGATGCTCTCCATTTTTTGGTGGTGAGTTAGCACATCTGTACCCTCTGCTAGAGCAGTGGCTGTGATGACTGTGACACATTGGTGACATCAGTATCACAATATTTAGTCTTGATGCTGGTCAGCCTCTTGGAAAAGCTTTCTCAAGCTAAGCTAAGTTGGTGAAATACAGCTTTCACTATAGCATACCTTTTGGATAAATAGcgggtttttaaaaaatgactaaTAGTCTTTTCTATTCCAAGTGATTGTATGTAATTCCATAGTGTGTCTGCCTGGAACTTATACTCCTCCTCCTATAAAATTAGAATTGGAAAAACGGCTAGTATTTCGAGATTCTTAGTTTGTGTTACCACTGTAAATAGTGAAAGGAAAACATCTATTTTCTGCAATTTTCTATATGCATCTACTAAAGAATATATAATGTTAACCAGTgggtattttcatttgtttggcatgggttttttgcttttacttttgtgAGGGTAACTTTTGAAAAAGAGTCTACCTCAGCAATTTGATCTGATTCTCTTAGTTTAATAGTCAGTTTCTAGTGGCACTTGTGAAAGTTTTTTCCACTGTGAAAGTTTCTTACTTTTAATTGTGAAGATAAATGCCCATGACAGTATATTTCATGGTTTATGACttcattataaaaattaattaatttttttttacgaTCAGGTTTAAAATGTTAAGTCTCCTGGCTAAATAACAATTGACTATTGAAAATTCTCCTGAGGAAGAAAGCTTGTAAGATTTGCTCATAACATATTCTGAAATTATTCTGTaatactttttttgtattttatattagaTAGGAGGCTggcaaaatatatattattttagtGGGATTTTGATAGTTACATTAATAGTAAGAATTCTGTGACTATGCATGAAAATTGTTGCTCGAGGCTTTTGGATTATACTTATTGGGAAGTGGGAGGACAAAGatgtatgtttattttcattacaatgtAAAACCTTAGATATGGGTAGATGCTGCTGTTCTAATCGTGTGGTAAATGCACACTTTTTGATACAGTAACAATATAAGGAACTGACTTTGCTATCAAATAAACTTATTAGACACATTTTGGTATCTAACCAACTTGTGCCGATACTAAAATCTGGTACATTAGTAGGGTCAGAGCTTTTACTTACTCAGTTGTCTTTTCTTTATCTGGTAGACCCCCATTACttaaaattgtaatttattttaggtACACAGTCTAGACTAACACAGTCTAGAAACAATAGTTTCATCCTCATAACATTTTGTAAGCAGAATGTTTGCATTTTAACTAAATAACAATAATACATTTCTATTGTTACAAAACGAGTTATTAGAAGACAACATCATTACTGACATGTAAATGTTTGGAAAACCAATTTGATGTTTTGTAGATTATAAAGTCAGTACTTACCGTCACTTCCTGATGGaaatttcagaacagaattttCATATGGTGATGCTGCTGTGAAAATTATAGAAACACTAAGTTTTCTGTATCCCTTTTCACATGAGTTATTTTCTGGCTGATATCTGCTTGctagtttgcttttcttcccctcagaTTTCCTGGACTGAATTCTTACTGCTTattgctttcaggttttttctcCGATGCTGCTGGTGGCATGGTTGCTTTGTCTCTTCCACTTAAATTCATGCAAGAACACATCTTGGTGATGTTGCCTTGCTTTTCAAAGAacatacaggagaaaaaataatgtcttctcccctcctctcttgCTTGCCTCCCCTTGGACAGTGTACTGCCTGAACATCCCTGTTATATGCTCTTGTGCGTGTACCAGTGATGCTGTGAGTGATTAATGTTAGCACTTTGATGACATCAGCAActagcaactcttttttttttttttttaaatttaagtagGGGAGGGAGCAAGCATAGCTTAAAAAATAATGAactccctctttccttccctccctctccactCCCGCCCCCTTTTTGTTAGTGGCTTCTTCCCTAAGCATTTTATACTTCTGTGCATCATGGGAGGGAAGCGGCGGTGGCATGTGATGGTATTTTCTAAATTCCTTGTCACGGTTTATAAAGCTGTGCTAATCCAGCATTTACAGTTGAACCATTTTAGGCACTTTCTCATGAGGGTTACATTAAGGAAAGATGTATTTTTAGATTGGCTGACATCTTATTGTTATGTATGGGTGAGTTTTTCAATACTGAAATCATGTTTTAAGGCTTGcttttttatgacaaattttTGCTGAGAGAAGAGGAGTTCCCTCCCGTTAACCTCATGATAGTAAAATGCTTTAACCTACTGGAATAAAATTTCCCTTGTGCTATAGCAGAAATAGATTGGACACATTTATTGTGGCGACTTTTCTGATTGGAAACATCAAAAGCAAAAGATGAAATCTCACCTTTTAGGGACAATTGTATAAATGCTTAGTGTATCCGGACATTCATCTGCATGTATTCTTTTGAGGTTTTAACAGTTCTCTCCCCTGTTGATGCCCCAGACCCCTTTTCTCTGTGTGGAGAGCTATGGAAATGCACATGTTGTACTAGGGGGATGCAGCTTTAGGCTCTCCACCTGGTGGGGTGTGTTTGGAGTTTAACCTTTTAGTCAGCTCTGATCCAATAGGAGGACTGTGTTGGGTATTAGGAGTCTAATAATTAGTCAAGCGTCTGTTTTAGTTTGCGTTCACAGAAAGGATGGCTGAGAGTATTTGAAAGGAGCCCTACTCCACAAAATGAACACAAGCCCACAGTCCTTAGAACAGAGCTTCCCAGACTGAAGGACGGCTGAGGCCAGGGGACCCTCCAGAGCAGGGTGACCTGCAGCGGGTTGCTCAGGGACGTGTCCAGTCAGTTCTCGAACATCTCCAAGGgcagagactccacagcctctctgtagTGAAGCCTTGACCACCCTCAGAGTAGTGAagttttttctgatgtttaaatgGGATTTCCTGTTCGtgcccattgccccttgtcctgagCAGACTTGGCTCCATCATCTTTACTCCCCCCATCAGTTACTTACGCTTGTGGATGTGAtgcccctgagccttctcttctccaggctgaacactcccacctctcagcctttcctcataggaaagatgccagtcccttaatcattttCAAGGCCCACTGCTGGACTCCCatatgtctctcctgtactggggatcCACCagtggacccagcactccagctgtgtctCACCTGTGCTGAGGGGacggatcacctcccttgacctgctggcagtgctctgcCTAATGCACCCCCAATGGCTGTTGGctgccttttccaacctagatgattctgtgattctgtgacatactGCTGGCTCGTGGTCAGCTTCTTGTTCATCAGGACCctcaagataagaaaaaaaacaaaccccaaatccaCCTTCTGCAGGTCAGGCTGTCTTGCTGTATAGTTTCATCACACTGATGGAGACAGAAGTTCAGGCATGTAAGAAATACAACTAAACCTTTAAGTAAATTTCAGTACTGGCAACTTCTTGAATTTTCACATTGCAGAAATAAATTGCTGGTTCTAGCTTTCTGTGGCTGTTGAAGCATGATAAAATTTATGTACTTTTCTATGTGTGAGTGTTTCTCACTTTAGTTCAGGAGCTGCCTGATTCAGAAAGTTGGTTTTGGATCTCTAGGTCTCTCTTGTTATGACCTAGATGGTCTCTTCTGAGCCTgtgctttcatgtttttctttcatagtgCAACAATTTTGGACCCATGAGGGTTTGTAAAGTACATCTAAGGCATCCACGAAAGGTGGCCAAGAATTGTTAACCTGTTGCCAAATTTGCATTCGCTATATATCAGTCTCAAAtccaatttttaaatttctaagaCAGCAGTTCAAAACACGTTGACAAGTGGTGTTTATATAGCGATGTACAACATAAGTAAAAATGTGTATCTTCTATCCTGATCTCTTCTAAAGATGTAAGTCCTTTTCTTTTATGAGACTAAAATCCTCCAAGAGCTTGATAGAGTTTCATGACTTTGAATTCCTAGTAGTTTCTTTGTGCAGTGCCATGTATTGCAGTATCTGGCATTGACTTGCATGGATGATTGGGGCAGGATCTGCATTGAAGGGAAGGTCAATGTTCTTCCTGGGTACTGGTGAAGGAAGGTTTTCTGTTACAGCTGATGTGTGTGGAGTTGAGAGTCTAGCAGTATCCTGACTGTCATGTGTGTATTAGAATGAAAACtatgaaaaagagaaggaaacacaaCAGGACCTTCTGCAAGAAAGGTTGACAAGATTCCCCTTTAGAATTAAATTCCAGGATATTAGGAGAACAACCCACTTACAGAAATGGAGGATGTTAGGTTAGCTAACTCCTCTTTGATCCACAGCTTCAGCAAACAGTTCCTAAATCCCTACACAGCATCAGACTGTACAGTTGTGTTCACTTTGAAGAAATAGTCATTAATATGGCACAGCACCCTGTCAGTCCTATTTATACAACTCTGGAATAATTTTCCATGAGGTTAAATCCCAGACTTAGATTTGCTTTGATCTTGTGTACAGCTAAGGGgttcagaaaagagaaatcctTATTAATTAGTGGCAGAGCCAAAAGTAACTGCTGAAGACTGTTTTTTTTGTAGTTTAGTCCTCAGATACTTAAAACACCTATTATGAACTGAAAATTGAAGTAACTTATTTCAAGTTGTTTTGTACATAAAATGGACTATATAAGAATAGAAGCTGTGCTTTAAATTCAGGGATCTGAACATTGGCATTGACTATTCTTGTCCTTTTATACTGTGTaaatagaaaaatgcaaaaaaggaaatgttcatGGCTTTGTAAATGGTAAGTGAAAGATGCCTGGTGATTTAAAAAGTGTTTACAAGTTTTTCTTGCTAATACAGAGATTTTGGTTGAAGTTCCTGCCTTACAGAAGGGAAGCTTTGTATTTCAACTCCCTGGAGAGAGAGTGAAATACGaagttgttcttttatttttaacatgctttaaaatgttctttaaattAGATTATTATAAAGAAGCAGTCAGCTGAAATTGTCATTAATCATATCTGTTCTCTCATTCTAGGCATTAAATCTGGCATATTCCAGCATCTACAGCAACTACAGGAATTTTGTTGGTCCCCCTCACTTTAAAGTCATCTGTAGACTTCTTGGGTATCAGGGTATTGCTGTGGTGATGGAGGAGTTGCTGAAAGTTGTCAAGAGCCTGGTATGCCaattgtctttcattttctgctaTTCCAAATGGTTTCTGGTAGGAAATGTctcaagaaaaacaaagtgaaagtAAGATCTCAgataaaactaattaaaatgttACTTCCTTTGAAGTTCAATATAAGCTGTGTTTGAGAGTACTCAATGTCTTGTGGAAGCAGTAGATGATGTGCCTTGGTAGCCTGAGCAATGTTTTGAAAACCTATGCTGTTAGGTCCTGGGTAAACTCTGGAGTATGAATGTTTCAAATTAGTTGATTTCAACTTAAAGATTGTACTGTAAATTCACTTTCTCGATATTTTTGGAGCAGAGCTGTGGTGTGCTTTCTGCTTTGCCTAACTTCAGGGTTTTCATTAATAACATCATTGATAGATGACACCTTAATAACAGTGGAGGTTTAATCTGTGCTTGATCTAGCAATGGATAGCATCAAGCCTATTTAGAAGAGTGCTCAGACCAAATGTTGAAGAAATTATCCCTACAGCCTTAGTGTCTTGTATAGGAAAGGGTCTTTTCTGTAACTAGGAGGAGGTTGAGGGACTGgctgtttgctgtatttttagtATCTATGTATATAGGCATAATGCATTGCAGTTAAGTTTAAGCCAAAGAAATTGTCTTttcctccctgtccctgttgCCTGTAAGGAGCATGTTGCCAGATTAATCCAACTATACCAGGGGATAGCTGTAGTATTCATAATCTCATTTCAGACACTCAACACATTTGGCAGTTTGCTTACAGTAATTCCCACAATGTTCTAAGTACATTTTTGATGTTCTAGACAGACTGGAGCTTGCTTGAAGGGGTGGTGAGGTCTAATcttcagggaaggaggaaaacacagatatttttcatagtttggggttgtgttggtttgttgtttgggggggggatttttttttttattatttaggtGGTAAATCATCTCAATTCATTAAAGGTAGCATTGAAAGCTTGGATATTTATAAAGAAGGCTAAAAGGCTGGGGGAGGTATCCTGCTGATGCCTGATGCAGGTTCTCAGATGTAAGGAGACAGATAGGAGATAGGTGTCTAGTGGGAGGAAGGCAGACGACTGTAGGCTGGGACTGTGTCTTAACTGGTATGTCCAGAATAGCCAGTGTGAGCTGTTACAGACATACTTAATGCTGAGGGTTTTTCTCATGTTGCTTTTGAAAGCATTCAGATGTTAcctttttttaccaaaaaaataaaagttcgTTAGGCAATAGAGACAGTCTGCAAGAGAAGAACATGGTTTCCTCTTTTTCACCTTCCTGGCCTTAGCTGTTGTGCCACTCTTCCTGTAGCAAAAGGTGGCTAATGCCATATGAAGGAaaatgcagaatcacagaatcatctaggttggaaaggacattgaagatcatccagtccaaccgttaacctagcactgacagatcccaactacaccatatgcccaagcaccatgtcaacccgcctcttgaacacctccagggatggggactccaccacctccctgggcagcccattccaacacctaacaacccattctgtaaagaaatgcttcctaatatctagtctaaaccttccctggtgcaacttgaggccattccctcttgtcctatcgcttattacttggttaaagagactcatccccagctctctgcaacctcctttcagacagctgtagagggcgatgaggtctcccctcagcctcctcttctccagactaaacacccccagttccctcagccgctcctcgtacgtcatgtgctccagacccttcaccagcttcgttgcccttcaatgtcctttttgtagtgaggggcccaaaactgaacacagtaatcgaggtgcggcctcaccagtacccagtacaggggtaagatcacttccctgtccctgctggccacgctatttctgatacaagccaggatgccattggccttcttagccgcctgggcacactgctggctcatgttcagccggctgtcaatcaacacccccaggtccctctctgactagcAACTGTATTCATTTGAAAAAGTTGCCTTTTTGAAGATGATGACTGACAGAATTAAGCGCAAGATTTTTAGTGCTTGTTCAATTCACGTGTAGTTGGAATGCAATTTGTTGTAAAGTTTCTCAGTTCAATAACGCTGACATGTTTACACCATCTGTTTTCTTGTAGTTGCAAGGGACGATTCTTCAGTATGTCAAGACCCTAATGGAAGTGATGCCTAAGATCTGTAGGTTACCAAGACATGAGTATGGTTCTCCAGGTTAGTTCCTGTTTGGTGTTACTGCAGTAGCCTTAATACAATGATACTAATGACTGTATTCTGGATCATGTGTACCTCCATCTTCCcctccctttcttctctctcccaaTAATCAGCACTTAgtcaggttttgggttttttttcataacaagAATCATTCAATGCTGGGCTTTCTGAAAGTACTTAATGAAGTTTTAAGACTTCTGTAGGGCAAATAAAAGGATGACAGCCTGTATATAGACAGCCTTATGACATAAATGATCTTGAGCTGGGATGTTCACAATAGTTTCTATTTCTAGTCTTTTTTCATAAGTGTGTTGATCTTTTCCCTCTGCAAGTCAGCCTCTCACACTTGTTCTGTTTAAATGTCTAATTTAGATAACCATGATTCTCTGGAAAAGCTCTATTCCCTCTTCCTTTGCCCTTATCAAATGTAAGATACTGCTGAGAGGCAAACTGGTCCTGCCAGAATAGTTATGTGTGGGGCACATTTTAGCCACTTAACAGGAGGTGTGACAGTTGCAGATGAAGAAATGATTTTGAAAGCTGCTTGCCACTGTGGAGAAATAATTGGCTAATTAGTATTTATCACATTGTTCACTGAAATTCTG
Protein-coding regions in this window:
- the LOC141920216 gene encoding fibronectin type III domain-containing protein 9-like — encoded protein: MGITVQNITGNTAMVIWPKMASCADSFYSIMYHPNWNSMLSSYSRKSFQKEERVPASRSSFVVENLTPLTTYILCVTCQSANPSSDQCRVFNTLEQDPASASNTKKELALGIWLTSSILLLIIAAILLYGCLHLLCRRRRDHLQGQNGTSKQDCRKARTKSAAYASEELGRQSQLMRDTKDPGGIQLSTIIDNPSACKEPATLTSKSWERVPMTGQCSAIN